ACCTCCCTGAAGAAATTAAGCAAAAAATCTTTTGGGGCGAAGGGGATTGGTACGGACTGAAAGAGCTTATAGACTGGCTTGAAAGTAAACGTTATAAACCCCATATAAGGATCCTTCTTTCAAAACTAAGAAGAGAAGTAAGCTGTCCTGTATGTAAAGGAACCAGGTTTAACCCTCAAGCCTTGATGTTTTATGTCAACGGGTTAAACATCGGAGATTTTTACAGTTTAGAAATTAAAGAAGCGGTTAAGTTTATTCAAAACTTTTTAGAACAAAAACCTCAGCCTGCGGAAGAGAGGCTGGCTAAAGAAATATTAAAACGTCTCTCCTATCTTGAAGAAGTAGGGCTTTCCTACCTTACCCTTAACCGAGCAAGCAAAACCCTTTCTGGTGGAGAAACCAGCAGATGTCTTCTAACAAGAGCTCTTTCCTCTAACTTAGTAGAAACCCTTTACTTGATAGATGAGCCAACTACTGGACTTCATCCCAGAGATACCCAAAAAGTGTTAAAACTTCTTGAAAGATTGGTTTCTCAAAAAAACACTGTGGTGGTAGTAGAACACGATCCAGAGATCATTACTCAAGCGGACCTTTTGATAGACTTAGGTCCAGAGGGAGGGGAAAAAGGAGGTCATCTATTATTTTTTGGACCTCCAAAAAATATTTTTAACACAAATACTCCTACAGCTGAAGCTTTAACCGAGATAAGCCAAAAAAGAACCTATTCTTTAACCCACTTTCAACCCTCAGGTTTTATCAGATTTTATGGAGCTAAGAAAAACAACCTAAAAGGATTCTCTTTTTCTCTTCCGCTAAAAGCGATTACCTGCATAGTAGGGGTATCAGGGTCTGGTAAGTCTACCCTTTTAGAAGATATAATTTATCAAGGCCTGGTCGACGCAAAGAATAAACATCCTTTAAAAACCTGTGAAAAGATCGAGGGAGTCAACCGGATCGACCAGGTGTTATACCTTACTCAGGAACCACTGGCTCGGTCCCCTCGCTCGGTAGTAGCAACCTATTTAGACATCATGGTATATTTAAGGAAGCTTCTTGCAAGTACTAATACCGCAAAAAGTTTGGGATATACTGAAACTTGGTTTTCTTTTAACTCAGAACATGCCCAGTGTCCTGCATGCAAAGGTCTTGGTTTTGAGATAATAGAGATGCAATTTTTATCAGACCTAACCATCCCCTGTGAGGTTTGTAAGGGGACCCGATTTAGGGAAGAGATTTTAGAAGTCAGATGGAGAGGGAAAAACATCGCTGAAATGTTAGACCTTACCGTAGAACAGGCTTTAGAGTTCTTCTCAGGACATACACCTCTCAAAAAAACCCTCACCCTCTTAAAAAATCTTGGGATAGGATATCTCAAACTGGGGCAACCCCTTTCTACTCTTTCGGGAGGAGAAGCCCAAAGACTAAAAATAGCGGAATTACTCTCGAAAATAAAAGGAGAAAAATGTCTAATCCTTCTTGATGAACCCACGGTGGGCCTTCATCTAAAAGATATAGAAAAACTGATTTCTTCTTTAAACTACTTAAAAAGCTTAGGGCACACGGTGGTAATAGTAGAACATCATCCCGAAGTTATCTTAAACTCTGATTGGATACTGGAGCTTGGTCCTGGGGGCGGAGAAGAGGGAGGAGAACTTCTTTTCCAAGGGCCCTTTTCTGAGTTTATCAAAAATCCAGAAGTACAGACTCAAACCTCTGTTTATCTAACAGAATATCTCGATGGCCTAAACCTTAAAGATAAAGCCGAAGCCCCCAAAAACTATCGCTACGACGAAGATCTTATAAAACTCAGAGGGATTAGGCATCATAACTTAAAAAACATAGACTTAAACCTACCAAGGAAACAGTTGATAGTAATCACCGGGGTTTCTGGTTCTGGAAAATCTACCCTTGCGTTTGATGTGGTGTTTGCGGAAGGGCAAAGAAGATTTTTAGAAACTTTACCCACTTATTTGAAACAGTTTTTTAAGCTTTATGAAGAGATAGATTATGATCTCATTTCAGGGATACCGCCTACGGTAGCGTTAGAACAGCGGTCAGGAGAACTTTCTCCCAAATCTACGGTAGGGACTATTACCGAGATCCTTCCTTATCTTAGGCTTCTTTATTCTAAGGTTAGCAAGGCCTACTGTCCTAAATGTGAAAGGGAGCTAAAACCTCATGAACCAAAGGAGTTGTTTGACTTAGCTTTAGAGTTTTTAAAAAAAGAAAAAGCTTCAAACATTACCCTTCTTGCTCCTTTGGTAAAACACAGAAAAGGAATCTACAAAAATCTGTTTGATAAACTGCTTGCCAACCTATATCATAAGGTCAGAATAAACGGAGAATTCTACCACATTCCTCCTATCCCTGCTCTTTCAAGGTTTAAAGAATATACGATTGAGGTGGTGTTAGCTCAAGAAATAGATTGGCAAGAAGAGTGGTTTGAAAAGATTTTTTACAAAGGGCTTGAACTTGGAAAAGGAGAGGTTTTGATAAAAACCGATAAAAGGGAAGTACTTTTTAGTCAAAAAAGAACCTGCTCTTTATGTGGAATAAGTCTTCCTGAACCAGACCCGTTGCTTTTTGCCTTTAATTCAAAGGTAGGAGCTTGTCCTAATTGTGGAGGACTTGGTAGACTTGAAGAAAAACCATGCCCTGATTGTAACGGTTCAAGATATCGTAAAGAGGTTTTTTCTTATAAAATTAACGGAATTTCTTTGCCTGAATTGTCTAACTTAAGTCTCTACGAAGTAAAAAAATTTTTAGAGGGACTTAAGTTTGAAGGTATACAACAAAAAATAGCCGAAGAACTAATTTCTGAAACTCTCTCAAGACTTAATTATTTAATAGACTTAGGTGTAGGATATCTTACCTTAGGTAGGTCTGCAGACACCCTATCTTCAGGAGAAGCCAAAAGGGTAAGAATTTCAGCAGAAATAGGTAGCAATCTCACAGGGGTAGCCTATATCCTCGATGAACCTACCATCGGGCTTCATCCTAAGGATACACAAAAATTAATAGAGGTGTTAAAAAAACTCAGGGATAAAGGAAATACCTTGATAGTAGTTGAACATGACGAAGATACGATTTTGGCAAGCGACTTTATAGTAGACTTGGGACCAGGAGGAGGAAAAAGAGGAGGACAGGTACTTTTTAGCGGACCTTCTAAAGAATTTTTAAGATCTTCCTCACC
Above is a genomic segment from Thermodesulfobacterium commune DSM 2178 containing:
- the uvrA gene encoding excinuclease ABC subunit UvrA (The UvrABC repair system catalyzes the recognition and processing of DNA lesions. UvrA is an ATPase and a DNA-binding protein. A damage recognition complex composed of 2 uvrA and 2 uvrB subunits scans DNA for abnormalities. When the presence of a lesion has been verified by uvrB, the uvrA molecules dissociate), which encodes MFAEGQRRFLETLPTYLKQFFKLYEEIDYDLISGIPPTVALEQRSGELSPKSTVGTITEILPYLRLLYSKVSKAYCPKCERELKPHEPKELFDLALEFLKKEKASNITLLAPLVKHRKGIYKNLFDKLLANLYHKVRINGEFYHIPPIPALSRFKEYTIEVVLAQEIDWQEEWFEKIFYKGLELGKGEVLIKTDKREVLFSQKRTCSLCGISLPEPDPLLFAFNSKVGACPNCGGLGRLEEKPCPDCNGSRYRKEVFSYKINGISLPELSNLSLYEVKKFLEGLKFEGIQQKIAEELISETLSRLNYLIDLGVGYLTLGRSADTLSSGEAKRVRISAEIGSNLTGVAYILDEPTIGLHPKDTQKLIEVLKKLRDKGNTLIVVEHDEDTILASDFIVDLGPGGGKRGGQVLFSGPSKEFLRSSSPTAEVIKDPNRKTLKSFKRNPKEFLVLKEASLRNLKNINVSFPLNALTVVVGVSGSGKSTLLEECLYENLKRLLEGEKNVIYGLKNIENWEKIKRVYLVDHQPIGNTPKSTPATYVGVFTDIRKAFANTLLAKQRGYKEGRFSFNTKEGQCPYCNGQGYEKIEIKFLPAVYQKCEYCGGKRYNPETLEILLKNKNIAEVLEMDFAEAVEFFSNYPSIQHKLKILCDIGLDYLTLGQPSPTLSGGEAQRIKLAKEFIKSSQPGNLYLLDEPTTGLHIKDVEKLAELLQGLIQKGHTVIVIEHNLELIKWADWVVELGPEGGEKGGEILFQGPIEDFLKASTPTSKILKKYLKLT